One Qiania dongpingensis genomic window carries:
- a CDS encoding bifunctional adenosylcobinamide kinase/adenosylcobinamide-phosphate guanylyltransferase encodes MVLIIGGAYQGKTEAALEIAGKEPDRVMNRVHEWIRGRMEAGADQDEIRDELFAIAEHRKDMIFVADEIGCGIVPVDAFERKYRETAGRILCDLAKQADEVYRVVAGIPGKIKG; translated from the coding sequence ATGGTTTTGATAATTGGAGGAGCTTACCAGGGAAAAACGGAAGCTGCCCTTGAAATAGCCGGAAAAGAACCGGACCGGGTGATGAACAGAGTCCATGAGTGGATCAGGGGGCGGATGGAAGCCGGTGCTGACCAGGATGAGATCCGGGACGAGCTGTTTGCGATAGCGGAGCACAGGAAGGATATGATATTTGTGGCAGATGAGATTGGCTGCGGTATCGTGCCGGTGGATGCATTTGAGAGAAAATACCGGGAGACAGCCGGCAGGATCCTCTGTGATCTGGCAAAGCAGGCAGACGAGGTTTACCGGGTCGTGGCCGGGATTCCCGGAAAGATCAAAGGATAG
- a CDS encoding cobyric acid synthase yields the protein MAKALMIQGTMSNAGKSLLTGGLLRVMRQDGYKAAPFKSQNMALNSFITKEGLEMGRAQVMQAEAAGIEPSVRMNPILLKPTNDTGSQVIVNGEVRGNMAARDYFRYKKALVPDIMKAYNSLAEEYDIIVLEGAGSPAEINLKTDDIVNMGMAKLAGAPVLLAGDIDRGGVFAQLVGTVTLLEKEERSLIKGTVINKFRGDKTILDPGIQMLEERIHIPTVGVIPYLHVDIDDEDSLTERFERHEGGGLVDIAVIRVPRISNFTDFRPLEAMEGVTLRYVTAAGQLGNPDMILLPGTKNTMEDLLWMRQNGLEAAVIKASFAGTIVMGICGGYQMLGETLSDPFGVEAGGSIRGMGLLPMDTVFEEHKTRTQVEGSFRDVSGILAGLSGVRFKGYEIHMGKSSLKGNGRPLTWLDSFGKADGAQSGSIYGTYVHGIFDEEAVLKAVIGSLYEKKGLDISEVQAFDMEAYKERQYDILADGIRQGMDMDAVYRILEAGL from the coding sequence ATGGCGAAAGCACTGATGATACAGGGGACCATGTCCAATGCGGGAAAGAGTCTTTTGACGGGCGGGCTGCTGCGGGTCATGAGACAGGACGGATACAAGGCGGCGCCGTTCAAATCACAGAATATGGCGCTCAATTCCTTTATCACCAAAGAGGGGCTGGAGATGGGAAGGGCCCAGGTCATGCAGGCGGAAGCGGCGGGAATTGAGCCCTCGGTGCGGATGAATCCGATTCTGTTAAAACCTACCAATGACACTGGATCCCAGGTGATCGTGAATGGAGAAGTGCGCGGGAACATGGCGGCGCGGGACTATTTCCGCTATAAAAAGGCATTGGTTCCTGATATTATGAAAGCGTATAACTCTTTGGCGGAAGAATATGATATAATTGTCCTGGAAGGGGCGGGAAGCCCCGCAGAGATCAACCTTAAGACGGATGATATCGTGAATATGGGCATGGCGAAGCTGGCAGGCGCTCCTGTGCTTCTGGCCGGAGACATTGACAGAGGAGGGGTATTTGCCCAGCTGGTCGGAACGGTCACTCTTTTGGAAAAAGAAGAGCGTTCCCTGATAAAAGGGACGGTCATCAATAAATTCCGGGGAGATAAGACTATACTTGATCCGGGCATACAGATGCTGGAAGAGAGAATCCACATTCCTACTGTAGGAGTTATCCCATACCTCCATGTGGACATTGATGATGAGGACAGCCTGACGGAGCGATTTGAGCGGCATGAGGGCGGAGGCCTTGTGGATATTGCGGTCATCCGGGTTCCCAGAATCTCAAACTTTACGGATTTCAGGCCGCTTGAAGCCATGGAGGGGGTTACGCTCCGGTATGTGACGGCTGCGGGACAGCTGGGAAATCCTGACATGATCCTTCTTCCAGGAACGAAAAATACCATGGAAGATCTTTTGTGGATGCGCCAAAACGGACTGGAGGCCGCGGTGATAAAGGCTTCATTTGCGGGAACTATTGTCATGGGTATCTGCGGAGGCTACCAGATGCTGGGAGAGACGCTGTCGGATCCTTTTGGAGTGGAAGCCGGAGGAAGTATCCGGGGAATGGGTCTTTTGCCTATGGATACGGTATTTGAAGAGCATAAGACCAGGACACAGGTGGAAGGAAGCTTCCGGGATGTGTCCGGCATTTTGGCCGGTTTGTCTGGCGTCCGGTTCAAAGGATATGAGATCCACATGGGAAAAAGCAGCTTAAAGGGGAATGGACGTCCGCTTACCTGGCTTGACAGCTTCGGAAAGGCTGACGGCGCTCAGAGCGGAAGCATTTATGGTACATATGTCCATGGTATCTTTGATGAGGAGGCTGTTCTGAAAGCTGTGATCGGCAGCCTTTATGAGAAGAAGGGACTGGATATTTCAGAGGTTCAGGCTTTTGATATGGAGGCTTATAAGGAAAGGCAGTATGATATTTTGGCCGATGGGATAAGACAGGGCATGGATATGGATGCGGTATACCGTATTCTGGAGGCCGGTCTTTAA
- a CDS encoding adenosylcobinamide-GDP ribazoletransferase, translating to MINSFLLAFAMYSKIPVPRADWSEDKMKYVMCFFPLIGVVIGALAAGFGALCSCLETPELLRASGLTVIPLLVTGGIHMDGFVDTTDALSSYQSRERKLEILKDSHTGAFAIIVTGIYLVVSLGMWSGIPDEYLMVMAVSFVFSRALSGMSVVTFKNARKDGLLATFSTNAEKYVTRFVLAVFLLAAGAGMILLDWKAGLFAVAAGLFVFCYYRYKAYKEFGGITGDLAGWFTELCELFMGIAVAAAWYLPF from the coding sequence ATGATAAATTCCTTTTTACTGGCCTTTGCCATGTATTCTAAGATACCGGTGCCGCGGGCCGACTGGTCGGAAGACAAAATGAAATATGTCATGTGTTTTTTTCCTCTGATCGGCGTGGTCATCGGTGCGCTGGCCGCCGGGTTCGGAGCTCTCTGCAGCTGTTTGGAGACGCCGGAGCTTCTGCGGGCTTCCGGTCTCACGGTGATACCGCTTTTGGTGACAGGGGGTATCCATATGGATGGTTTCGTGGATACGACAGACGCGCTTTCCTCATACCAGAGCAGAGAGAGAAAGCTGGAGATTCTGAAAGACTCTCATACGGGAGCCTTTGCCATAATCGTCACAGGAATCTATTTGGTCGTCTCTCTGGGCATGTGGAGCGGTATTCCGGATGAGTATCTGATGGTCATGGCCGTCTCTTTCGTATTTTCCAGAGCCCTCAGCGGAATGTCTGTGGTGACCTTTAAAAATGCCAGGAAGGACGGCCTTCTGGCGACCTTTTCCACCAATGCGGAAAAGTATGTCACCCGCTTCGTATTGGCTGTCTTTCTTTTGGCAGCTGGCGCCGGCATGATCCTTCTGGACTGGAAAGCCGGACTTTTTGCCGTAGCTGCCGGGCTTTTCGTTTTTTGTTATTACCGCTATAAAGCTTATAAGGAATTTGGAGGTATTACCGGCGACCTGGCCGGCTGGTTTACAGAGCTTTGTGAGCTGTTCATGGGAATAGCCGTGGCAGCCGCCTGGTATCTGCCGTTTTAG
- a CDS encoding sirohydrochlorin cobaltochelatase, which yields MQKTGILVVSFGTSYQDSLANNIQAIEKSIGKAFPDCELRRAFTSGMIIRKLQKRDGFHVDTVEEALESFVMDGFSDLIVQPTHIINGIENDIMLDTVRSYLDKFHSVRVGTPLLTTTDDYRALIDGVMCEFSSLKDDEFLVFMGHGTEHDANAVYPALDYMLKADGHTNVYIGTVEGYPDLPLVKELVREKAPKRIILAPLMIVAGDHATNDMAGEEKSSWKNEFQREGYEVDCILKGLGEYPAVRNIFVEHAKEAVLL from the coding sequence ATGCAAAAGACAGGAATCCTGGTCGTCAGTTTTGGGACCAGCTATCAAGACTCATTGGCCAATAACATACAGGCTATAGAAAAAAGCATCGGAAAAGCATTTCCAGACTGCGAACTCCGCCGCGCTTTTACAAGCGGCATGATCATCCGGAAGCTGCAAAAACGGGACGGCTTCCATGTAGATACGGTGGAAGAAGCCCTGGAATCGTTTGTTATGGACGGATTTTCCGATCTCATCGTTCAGCCGACCCACATCATCAATGGTATTGAAAATGATATCATGCTGGATACCGTGCGTTCCTACCTGGATAAGTTTCATTCTGTCCGCGTAGGAACTCCGCTCCTGACAACCACCGATGATTATCGGGCTCTGATCGACGGGGTCATGTGTGAATTCTCCAGTTTAAAAGACGATGAATTCCTGGTCTTCATGGGCCACGGGACGGAGCATGACGCCAATGCTGTCTATCCTGCGCTGGATTATATGCTGAAGGCAGACGGGCACACTAATGTTTATATCGGCACTGTAGAAGGATATCCGGATCTGCCTCTTGTCAAGGAGCTGGTCCGTGAAAAAGCTCCTAAACGTATCATTTTGGCCCCATTGATGATCGTGGCCGGCGATCATGCCACCAACGACATGGCCGGGGAAGAAAAAAGCTCCTGGAAAAATGAGTTTCAGAGAGAAGGTTACGAAGTGGATTGTATCCTTAAAGGACTGGGAGAATACCCCGCTGTCCGGAATATTTTCGTGGAGCATGCCAAAGAAGCCGTTCTTCTGTAG
- the cbiB gene encoding adenosylcobinamide-phosphate synthase CbiB, whose amino-acid sequence MKYFAFALGIGFLLDMIFGDPCRLPHPVCLIGSLISILEKKIRSFFPDTRGDQMAGGVLLVFLVLVVSTGIPFLVLYLAGMVHPYLRLAIESFMCYQLLAARSLKKESMKVYRQLKKGDLERSRKAVGRIVGRDTEKLSEEGVIKAAVETVAENTSDGVIAPMLYMAFGGAVLGYFYKAVNTMDSMIAYKNEKYLYFGRAAAWLDDICNYIPARISAFLMMLSSAFLKMDWRNAWMVFWRDRHNHASPNSAQTESVCAGALDIQLAGDAWYFGVLYKKKTIGDAKRPAAVEDIRRANRLMYMTSALGLVLFMGCSLLLYRVIFKLG is encoded by the coding sequence ATGAAATATTTTGCATTTGCGCTTGGCATAGGGTTTCTTTTGGACATGATTTTTGGCGATCCCTGCCGGCTTCCGCATCCGGTCTGCCTGATCGGCAGCCTGATTTCTATTTTAGAAAAAAAGATACGCAGTTTTTTTCCGGATACGAGGGGAGATCAGATGGCCGGCGGGGTTTTGCTGGTCTTTCTGGTCTTGGTTGTTTCCACGGGCATTCCATTTCTGGTTCTATATCTGGCCGGCATGGTGCATCCATATCTGCGGCTGGCCATAGAAAGCTTTATGTGTTATCAGCTTCTCGCGGCGAGATCCTTGAAAAAAGAGAGTATGAAAGTGTACAGACAGCTGAAAAAAGGGGATCTGGAGCGCTCCAGGAAAGCGGTCGGCCGGATTGTGGGCCGTGATACGGAAAAGCTCTCTGAAGAAGGTGTCATAAAAGCGGCGGTAGAAACAGTTGCGGAAAATACCTCAGACGGTGTGATCGCACCCATGCTTTACATGGCGTTTGGCGGCGCGGTGCTGGGGTATTTTTATAAAGCTGTAAATACCATGGATTCTATGATCGCATATAAAAATGAAAAGTATCTGTACTTTGGGAGGGCAGCGGCTTGGCTGGATGATATCTGCAATTACATTCCGGCCAGGATCTCCGCATTCCTGATGATGCTTTCCAGTGCTTTTCTGAAAATGGACTGGCGGAATGCCTGGATGGTGTTCTGGCGTGACCGCCACAATCATGCCAGTCCCAATTCAGCACAGACGGAATCTGTCTGCGCGGGGGCCCTGGATATCCAGCTGGCGGGGGATGCCTGGTATTTCGGGGTCCTTTACAAAAAAAAGACCATCGGAGATGCAAAACGGCCGGCTGCTGTTGAAGACATACGGAGAGCCAACAGGCTCATGTATATGACATCAGCTCTCGGACTTGTCCTCTTTATGGGTTGTTCTCTTCTTTTGTACCGTGTGATATTTAAACTGGGATGA
- a CDS encoding histidine phosphatase family protein: MKIYLIRHGKTSGNLLGRYIGTTDEPLCAEGKKALAAGSSIPDPEAVYVSGLLRTKETASLLFPSLPVRIRTGFNECDFGRFENRNYKELKDVPEYQAWVDSGGALPFPGGESRSVFAERCCRAFCLAVGELMEEGAGSAAFVVHGGTIMSILERFGSPKRNFYEWQVKNGQGFSAWLCEKDWKSGDNKLTDIRGVP; encoded by the coding sequence ATGAAGATATATTTAATCCGGCATGGAAAAACTTCGGGGAATCTTCTTGGACGTTATATCGGGACAACGGATGAACCGCTCTGTGCGGAAGGAAAAAAGGCGCTTGCGGCCGGATCTTCTATTCCGGATCCGGAGGCTGTATATGTGAGCGGCCTGCTCCGCACGAAAGAAACCGCGTCTCTTTTGTTTCCGTCGCTGCCTGTTCGGATCAGAACAGGCTTCAATGAGTGTGATTTTGGAAGATTTGAGAATAGAAATTATAAAGAGCTTAAGGACGTGCCGGAGTATCAGGCTTGGGTGGACAGCGGCGGCGCACTGCCGTTTCCAGGCGGAGAGAGCCGCAGCGTTTTTGCAGAAAGATGCTGCAGGGCTTTTTGTCTCGCTGTCGGTGAGCTCATGGAAGAAGGAGCCGGTTCGGCGGCCTTTGTAGTCCATGGAGGGACGATCATGTCCATTCTGGAGCGGTTTGGCTCTCCGAAACGGAATTTTTATGAATGGCAGGTAAAGAACGGACAGGGGTTTTCCGCATGGTTATGCGAAAAAGACTGGAAGTCCGGGGACAATAAACTTACAGATATCAGGGGTGTTCCGTGA
- a CDS encoding precorrin-8X methylmutase, which yields MKVALENVLPGEIEARSFEIITEELGGRKLDEDKAPVIKRVIHTSADFEYADTLCFSDGVIGKALEAIRGGASIVTDTQMGRSGINKRSLARYGGQVYCFMGDEDVARQARENGTTRAVASIDKAASLEGPLIFAIGNAPTALVRLYELIKEGRIHPALVIGVPVGFVNVVQSKELIMETEAPYIVARGRKGGSNVAAAICNALLYMIDETRGQ from the coding sequence ATGAAAGTAGCGTTGGAGAATGTACTGCCCGGCGAGATAGAGGCCCGGAGCTTTGAAATCATCACAGAAGAGCTGGGAGGCCGGAAGCTAGATGAGGATAAGGCGCCGGTGATAAAACGTGTCATCCATACTTCAGCGGATTTTGAATACGCGGACACGCTCTGTTTTTCAGATGGTGTCATCGGTAAGGCGCTGGAGGCCATCCGGGGCGGAGCGTCCATAGTAACAGATACCCAGATGGGGCGGTCTGGGATCAATAAAAGATCTTTGGCCCGGTATGGGGGGCAGGTGTACTGCTTCATGGGAGATGAAGACGTGGCGCGCCAGGCGAGAGAAAACGGCACTACGAGAGCGGTGGCGAGCATTGACAAGGCGGCTTCCCTGGAAGGGCCTCTCATTTTTGCCATCGGCAACGCGCCCACGGCGCTGGTCCGCCTGTATGAGCTGATCAAAGAGGGAAGGATCCATCCGGCGCTGGTCATCGGAGTACCGGTGGGCTTTGTGAATGTAGTTCAGTCTAAAGAGCTGATCATGGAAACAGAGGCGCCCTATATCGTGGCGCGGGGGCGGAAAGGCGGAAGCAATGTAGCGGCGGCCATCTGCAATGCACTGCTGTACATGATTGACGAGACGAGGGGACAGTGA
- a CDS encoding DUF6612 family protein has product MKKRKQWIGLVLCMLLAAAAALSGCGKKTTAESLMKEVQANVEKIGSMSANMKLDMGMSVEQSGMSVDIDVNMDVDMDVIQEPMATHMKGNVSMSLMGLSVDIESYTVVEDGKAVTYTKSMDQWTRTEAELPEEDQMESIQSLFDSSVAYTLNDKLEKVDGKDVYVLRSKVSGDLMEDMMGEMSDSMGEMSGEIDWSKFSADVTMKIDKKTMLPVEMIMDCSEGMSELMEGAAGGSGASAKVDSFTLTFAYTGFDNVNEIVVPDEAKSASSDGTGDNQLDDFLGGNGNEPGSMEESNQAGESESGEEAGVTPNADGSYTLKSYFGDGSVNIGAPEGYVLNPYSDETYLAFTDTNEQDFDDVYLTYRLSSDYTEEQLVQDCKDDVAYYQEDDDYTNVEVQELKKVQAGGREVSYIKVSYIFDEDSNYVEYYAWTFLEGNLVLECSIEEHAYQQECALIDEATIMETLFSKISL; this is encoded by the coding sequence ATGAAAAAAAGAAAACAATGGATCGGATTGGTATTATGCATGCTGCTGGCGGCAGCGGCGGCGCTTTCCGGCTGCGGAAAAAAGACCACCGCAGAAAGCCTGATGAAAGAAGTACAGGCTAACGTGGAGAAAATCGGCTCCATGAGTGCGAATATGAAGCTGGATATGGGAATGTCCGTGGAACAGAGCGGCATGAGCGTGGATATCGATGTGAATATGGATGTTGACATGGATGTCATTCAGGAGCCTATGGCAACCCATATGAAAGGAAATGTTTCCATGAGCCTGATGGGCCTCAGCGTGGATATAGAATCCTATACGGTAGTTGAGGACGGCAAAGCCGTAACTTATACGAAGAGTATGGACCAGTGGACCAGAACGGAGGCTGAGCTTCCGGAGGAAGATCAGATGGAATCCATTCAGTCTTTGTTTGACAGTTCTGTGGCCTATACGCTGAACGATAAGCTGGAGAAGGTGGACGGAAAAGACGTATATGTCCTGAGATCCAAGGTTTCCGGCGATCTGATGGAAGACATGATGGGAGAGATGTCTGACAGCATGGGAGAGATGTCGGGAGAAATAGACTGGTCGAAATTCAGTGCTGATGTGACCATGAAGATTGATAAAAAGACCATGCTTCCGGTAGAAATGATCATGGACTGCAGTGAAGGCATGTCTGAGCTGATGGAAGGCGCTGCCGGGGGAAGTGGTGCGTCGGCTAAAGTTGACAGCTTTACCCTTACTTTTGCTTATACGGGATTTGACAATGTGAATGAGATTGTAGTGCCGGACGAGGCGAAATCCGCTTCTTCAGACGGAACAGGAGACAATCAGCTGGATGACTTCCTGGGCGGAAACGGAAACGAACCGGGGAGCATGGAAGAGAGCAATCAGGCCGGTGAAAGCGAAAGCGGAGAGGAAGCCGGCGTCACTCCCAACGCAGACGGCAGCTATACGCTCAAAAGTTATTTTGGTGACGGAAGTGTGAATATCGGCGCTCCGGAGGGTTATGTACTGAATCCGTATTCGGATGAAACATATCTTGCTTTTACGGATACCAATGAACAGGATTTTGACGATGTGTATCTGACCTATCGGCTGAGCTCTGACTACACGGAAGAGCAGCTGGTCCAGGACTGCAAGGACGATGTGGCTTATTACCAGGAGGATGATGACTATACCAACGTGGAGGTGCAGGAGCTTAAAAAAGTCCAGGCAGGCGGAAGAGAAGTCAGCTATATCAAGGTGAGCTATATCTTTGACGAAGACAGTAACTATGTGGAATATTATGCATGGACTTTCCTGGAGGGGAACCTGGTTCTGGAATGCTCCATTGAAGAGCATGCGTACCAGCAGGAATGTGCCCTGATCGATGAGGCGACCATAATGGAAACGCTGTTTTCCAAGATATCACTGTAA
- a CDS encoding tetratricopeptide repeat protein, whose protein sequence is MKKDSQKKLAVLLGVLCLSLILILSACMMVFEKHESRASGRWREAIELGDIYQEEGSYEEAAVSYREAISLEPRRDEEPYVKLVDIYLLEGDYESAQSVIEEGMGCLGTYSELERQSRVAEAGLSGESQITIRSETMEESETMWMESEKSSSSGLDFAEGYYLAAQGGLIAAVSEGTGVNIYSQGQILWELSVPGICAQIAFNGEELIYVKKTEEDAYAIYRNEYDGSGEQIIGIWEDIPVPVGRIGADYYFLSAPGEGETSGLYRVDPEASQPELILSQAGQARCGGDYIYCMEQPDGTDAEAVLYQIDGAGYIMEISAGCRYMDVQDGALYFAEAEGKGQSYKWSTLIFYRYDPAEELYTVLGESKSEDGFVISMTSDSAIYCTGAERGNQYSWAYFEVDFLQGTESFLTEEISWMDAFTDDTEIYLFDYYDRILYQVMENAILESRQSISEDAVIRSIYDGWIYAESDDGQHIVVYGYGPV, encoded by the coding sequence ATGAAAAAAGACAGCCAGAAAAAACTGGCGGTCCTGCTGGGAGTCCTGTGTCTCAGTCTGATTCTCATCCTGTCCGCCTGCATGATGGTATTTGAAAAGCATGAATCCCGCGCATCCGGGCGGTGGCGTGAGGCTATAGAGCTGGGCGACATCTATCAGGAGGAAGGAAGTTATGAGGAGGCGGCTGTTTCTTATAGAGAAGCTATTTCTTTGGAGCCCAGAAGGGATGAAGAACCCTATGTAAAGCTGGTGGATATTTATCTGCTGGAGGGAGATTACGAATCGGCCCAGAGTGTCATCGAGGAAGGGATGGGGTGTCTGGGCACCTATTCGGAGCTGGAACGCCAGAGCAGGGTCGCGGAAGCCGGTCTTTCTGGTGAGTCACAGATTACTATCAGGTCGGAGACCATGGAAGAGTCAGAGACCATGTGGATGGAATCCGAAAAATCTTCCAGTTCGGGTCTGGATTTTGCCGAGGGGTATTATCTGGCTGCTCAGGGAGGGCTCATTGCTGCTGTGTCTGAGGGGACAGGAGTAAATATCTATTCACAGGGGCAGATTCTATGGGAGCTGTCGGTACCAGGGATATGCGCTCAAATTGCCTTTAACGGAGAAGAGCTCATCTATGTGAAAAAGACGGAAGAGGATGCCTATGCAATCTATCGGAATGAGTACGATGGTTCCGGTGAGCAGATAATCGGAATCTGGGAGGATATCCCGGTGCCTGTCGGCCGGATTGGAGCAGATTATTATTTTCTGTCTGCTCCCGGGGAAGGGGAGACAAGCGGTCTGTACCGGGTAGATCCGGAAGCCAGTCAGCCTGAGCTCATTCTGAGTCAAGCCGGACAGGCTCGGTGCGGCGGAGACTATATTTATTGTATGGAGCAGCCGGACGGCACTGACGCGGAGGCAGTCTTGTATCAGATCGACGGAGCGGGGTATATCATGGAGATATCCGCGGGCTGCCGTTATATGGACGTCCAGGACGGAGCCTTGTATTTCGCAGAAGCGGAGGGCAAAGGACAGTCATATAAATGGTCAACACTCATCTTTTACCGGTATGATCCGGCGGAAGAGTTGTATACAGTTCTGGGGGAATCCAAGTCTGAGGACGGCTTTGTGATCTCCATGACTTCGGATTCAGCCATTTATTGTACGGGGGCTGAAAGGGGGAACCAGTACAGCTGGGCTTATTTTGAGGTGGATTTCCTGCAGGGGACAGAATCATTTTTGACGGAGGAGATATCCTGGATGGATGCATTTACCGACGATACGGAGATTTATTTGTTTGATTACTACGACAGGATTCTTTATCAGGTCATGGAAAATGCTATTTTGGAGAGCAGACAGAGTATTTCGGAAGATGCGGTGATAAGAAGTATTTATGATGGGTGGATTTATGCAGAGTCAGATGACGGCCAGCATATTGTAGTATATGGTTATGGACCGGTCTGA
- a CDS encoding pyridoxal phosphate-dependent aminotransferase — MKHIHGGNIYQYGTILDFSANLNPLGMPEGVKGVARESIDRSEHYPDPDCTELREAIGRTERICPEHIICGNGAAELIFLLAAAKRPKQALLTAPSFAEYGQALEAFGCRCRYYPLKREQGFQIGRDYLDALTEETDIAFLCNPNNPTGILTSRDFLKEVLLKCRRLGIFLVLDECFLELTGEKERVSMVGSISEGGIFLLRAFTKSYAMAGLRLGYGMTEDTFLLEKMNELRQPWSVSVPAQAAGIQALKETDFLRASVRYIRNERQWLLEQMRNYPLTVYGGSANYLFFHSDRKDLKEAMVRLGILIRDCGNYQGLCPGYYRIAVRTRQENEVLLKALGQIYNAADS, encoded by the coding sequence GTGAAACATATACATGGCGGAAATATATACCAATACGGAACGATTCTGGATTTTTCCGCGAACCTGAATCCCCTCGGCATGCCGGAAGGGGTGAAAGGGGTGGCCAGGGAAAGCATTGACCGGTCGGAGCATTACCCGGACCCTGACTGTACGGAGCTTCGAGAGGCCATCGGCCGGACAGAGAGGATCTGCCCGGAACATATCATATGCGGAAACGGAGCCGCCGAGCTTATTTTTCTGCTGGCGGCGGCCAAGAGGCCAAAGCAGGCGCTTCTCACAGCTCCGTCATTTGCCGAGTATGGACAGGCGCTGGAGGCCTTTGGATGCCGGTGCCGGTATTATCCCTTAAAACGGGAGCAGGGGTTTCAGATCGGAAGAGACTATCTGGACGCCCTGACAGAAGAGACGGACATCGCGTTTTTATGCAATCCCAATAATCCCACGGGCATTCTCACCAGCCGGGATTTTCTAAAGGAAGTACTGTTAAAATGCCGGCGTCTTGGAATCTTTCTAGTTTTGGATGAATGCTTCCTGGAACTCACGGGAGAAAAGGAGCGCGTTTCCATGGTCGGAAGCATATCGGAGGGCGGAATCTTTCTTCTAAGGGCATTTACAAAGTCCTATGCCATGGCCGGTCTCCGCCTGGGATATGGAATGACGGAGGATACGTTTCTATTAGAAAAAATGAATGAGCTGCGGCAGCCCTGGAGCGTATCGGTGCCGGCCCAGGCCGCCGGCATCCAGGCGCTGAAGGAAACAGATTTTCTGAGAGCTTCCGTCCGTTATATAAGGAATGAGCGGCAGTGGCTTTTGGAACAGATGAGGAATTATCCGCTTACCGTATATGGGGGAAGCGCCAACTATCTGTTTTTTCACAGCGACAGGAAGGATCTCAAAGAAGCTATGGTCCGCCTCGGCATCCTGATCCGGGACTGCGGTAATTACCAGGGACTCTGCCCCGGATATTACCGGATAGCGGTGCGTACAAGGCAGGAGAACGAAGTGCTCCTGAAGGCCCTGGGACAGATATATAACGCAGCGGATTCATAA
- a CDS encoding cob(I)yrinic acid a,c-diamide adenosyltransferase — protein MEGLIQIYCGDGKGKTTAATGQAVRSAGAGLTVVFSRFLKTDGSGELTVLRDIPGVVMIPCEKSFGFYFQMSEEQKKEAAIVYQEVFRQAAAAAIAAAEKNDTVLIMDEIIATYNHGLVDREELLDFLRTKPDNLEVVMTGRGPAPELMEAADYVSEIKKVKHPFDKGIVARRGIEY, from the coding sequence ATGGAGGGATTGATACAGATTTACTGCGGCGACGGAAAAGGCAAGACGACGGCGGCCACCGGACAGGCTGTGAGGAGTGCGGGGGCAGGGCTCACCGTGGTGTTTTCCAGATTTTTAAAGACAGACGGATCCGGAGAACTGACAGTACTGCGGGATATTCCCGGAGTCGTGATGATCCCCTGTGAAAAAAGCTTTGGTTTTTATTTTCAGATGAGCGAGGAGCAGAAGAAGGAAGCGGCTATAGTATATCAGGAGGTATTCCGCCAGGCGGCTGCAGCTGCAATCGCAGCCGCTGAAAAGAATGATACGGTTTTGATCATGGACGAGATCATAGCGACTTATAACCATGGACTGGTCGACCGGGAAGAACTTCTGGATTTCCTGCGGACGAAGCCGGATAACCTGGAAGTCGTCATGACAGGACGCGGTCCGGCCCCGGAGCTTATGGAGGCGGCTGATTACGTGTCGGAGATAAAAAAAGTGAAGCATCCGTTTGATAAAGGAATCGTCGCCAGAAGGGGTATAGAATATTAG
- a CDS encoding energy-coupling factor ABC transporter substrate-binding protein, with protein MMEQTKASAGKWKTILILLLICVLIAVIPLAINKDSEFGGADGAAEDAISEIDPDYEVWASPVLEPPGGETESLLFCLQAAIGSGVFFYFFGVMRERHRREKEAEDKQKESGKSM; from the coding sequence ATGATGGAACAGACAAAAGCATCTGCGGGTAAATGGAAAACCATCCTGATCCTGCTTTTAATCTGCGTACTGATCGCAGTCATCCCACTTGCCATAAACAAAGATTCTGAATTCGGAGGCGCCGACGGAGCGGCTGAAGATGCGATTTCAGAAATCGATCCTGATTATGAGGTATGGGCGTCTCCTGTGCTGGAGCCCCCCGGCGGAGAAACGGAATCCTTGCTGTTCTGTCTCCAGGCGGCCATCGGTTCGGGCGTCTTCTTCTATTTCTTCGGCGTCATGAGGGAACGGCACAGAAGAGAAAAAGAAGCGGAAGATAAACAAAAAGAAAGTGGAAAAAGCATGTAA